In a single window of the Nicotiana tomentosiformis chromosome 8, ASM39032v3, whole genome shotgun sequence genome:
- the LOC138897282 gene encoding uncharacterized protein produces the protein MPAVVQFRQGSHVWQKMLKAREEIKHEILWELNNGTTSVWHENWTGIGASYHVLPQDFNINIEIQEVAELRNDYSWDDQILNQNFPEDMADHIRKDVPYDQSIENWDNPQWMPTTSGKVSVNSVWRIMRHRAVANQELCNLWTKGLPFKIFFFLWRLWKMKIPTDDLWRRNGYIIVSKCWCCSPPHEDSYQYLFMKNEIVDKV, from the coding sequence atgcctGCTGTGGTACAGTTCAGACAAGGATCCCATGTATGGCAGAAAATGCTAAAAGCAAGAGAAGAGATTAAACATGAAATTCTGTGGGAATTAAATAATGGTACCACAAGTGTTTGGCATGAGAACTGGACAGGCATTGGAGCTTCATATCATGTACTTCCTCAAGATTTCAACATAAATATAGAAATACAAGAAGTGGCAGAATTAAGGAATGATTATTCATGGGATGATCAAATACTTAATCAAAATTTTCCAGAAGACATGGCTGACCACATTAGGAAGGATGTGCCATATGATCAGAGTATTGAAAACTGGGATAATCCTCAATGGATGCCAACCACATCAGGCAAGGTTTCTGTTAACAGTGTATGGAGGATTATGAGACATAGAGCAGTAGCTAATCAAGAATTATGCAATTTGTGGACAAAAGGTTTACCTTTCAAGATTTTCTTCTTCCTATGGAGACTGTGGAAAATGAAGATCCCTACTGATGACCTATGGAGAAGAAATGGATATATCATTGTCTCTAAATGCTGGTGTTGCTCACCACCACATGAAGACTCCTACCAATATCTCTTCATGAAGAATGAAATAGTAGACAAAGTCTAG